The sequence below is a genomic window from Leptotrichia trevisanii DSM 22070.
TTCCTTTCTTTTAAGTAATTCATTATAATAATCCTTATTAGACATAATATACAAATTTTCCATCAAATTATTGTATTCGTCTATACTCATCAACACAACATTTTCATCATTTTTTCTAGTTATAATTATTGTTTCAGAATCTCGTGTTGCCTTGTCACAATATTTTTTTAGATTATTTCTAATATTAGAATAATTTGTAGCTATCATATTTCTCACTCCTTTTATTTTCGTTGTTCTATTTATTGAACAATATATAAAAAATTTGTCAACAGATATTTTATACTATTTCCCATTTAAATAGTAGAAATAAATTTATGGAATTAAAGTTTTTTTACAAGATTATGCTATTATACAATCTATGTAACTATTAAAATATCCTTTAATTAAATTTTATCATTAAGTATCCATATAAGGGATTCTTATTCAGAATTTGAAAAACTGCTTATTGTTAATATATGTTTTTCATAATCCTATATTTTTTCTTTTTATATAAGCAAGGGAAATCAATCGCCATTTCCCTTCATTTCGCAATAATAGTTATTCTAACATATTTAAATAATGACATATTAAAGAGAATGGCGAAAGTGCTACGCACTAACCCTGGCTCGTCTAAGCATTTTTTTGAAATATTCCCAAATTTTATTTGAGAAAGTAGTCTAAACTTTATTATTTGGATAAACTTGAAGTACTATGAAAACGAAACTCGTTAACGCTCACTTTCGCAAATAAAGATTAGAACAACTCTATAAAATATATTTGCTATAAAGATTCTGTCGAAAGAAACACATAAATGTGTTTAGTCGTTTTCATTCCAAAAAAATCACGACATTCTATATTAAATCATAAAGATTATCATATTTAAGTTTTAGGCTTTTATATTTTAAAAATACTAAATAAGCAAAATTTTGTTAAAGGAAAAATAACTAAATACAAATGTATTTCTTTCGCCATAATTTTTATAATATTAAAATTTATTTATGTTAAAATAACTCTTATTTGCGAAAGTGAGCGTAGTTTTACGAAGCGAGTTTTATTTTTTCTTTATAAGAAAGTTTTGCGTAAAGCGGAGTAGTTCGTAGAACGTTTCGCCATTATCTCTAAGTAGTAGCCAGTTATACATGTTAAAATAACTGTTATTGCGAAAAAGGGCATGGCGTTTGATGCCCTTACGTTACAAAAAAATTCAATAAGAAATAGAAAAAACTATTATTAGTCATAATATTTATAAAAAAATTATAAAAGTCCTTAAGATGGATACTTAAAAATTAAATTTGATTTTTTTTATAAGGCTATCAAATTAATTGTTATAGAATTTTATTTCTATTTTTTAAATAGGGGGTAGTATTATACTATTTTCCATTTAAATAACGAATTTTTACAAACTTTTCTAATAAAGGGTATAAACCTAATATTTTCAAATAATTAAAATATAATTTTCATTTTTTAAACATAGTTTAACCGTCGGAGCATTTTTCTGTATTGGCAATACTGTTTGAGCATAGCGAGTTTTTTGTCAGTGCAGAAAAATGTCGTAGACTAGCCATAGATTATTGCGTAGCAATCTTGCCACAATTTTAATTATCAGGATAAATCTTTACTGCAAGATAAGGATTTGCGGCAATGAGCAATCCTGCGAAAATAAATAAAGAAAAAACATAATAAAAATAGTAAAAACTGTTATTAAACATTCGCTATTTAAATGGGAAATAGTATAAAATAGAAAAAAGAACAGTAAAACCTAAGTTCCACTGTCCTCAATTTTTTAATTAAAATAATTTTACTTTAATATTTGGAATTAGTAAATAGCTCTAAATCCTATTCCACCTCTTACATTATTACCTTTAGTGTCATATCCTCCATTTACTGTTACTCCAAATCTTGTGTTGTCGATTCCAATATTCAAGTCAAATTTACCGTTTCCACTTCTATTTTCTTTTTCATTTGCAAGATCATACCATCCAGCTGTAGTGTATCTTACTCTTGCCTGATTTTTTTCCTGAAGTTTTCCGATTTCATTTTCATATGCCGCTTTTAACCCTACTGTTAAATTCGTTCTTACTGCAAGTGGCTGAACATATTTAAATTCCATACCGACTTCCGGTTTTACTGAGAAATAGTCATTTCCATTTACTTCTAATCTCATTTCTCCTCTGTCTTCCTTGATGTCGTTAAATCTTCCATATTCCATTTTTAATGCTCCATATGGACGTAAATGTGTTCTTTCACTCAATCTTATATCGTATCCCAAGTCAGTTTTAAAAGCCGCACCATAAGAATGGTAATCAGATTTTGCCTGGAATATTTCATCTAAAACTAAATATTTACGTGTCATACTGTTAATCCCTGCAAATACATCTCCACCGATTGTCCATTGTAATGCTCCATTGTGATCCGCTTTTGGCGACATTGTTTTAAATATTCCAGCTTTAATCATAGATTGGTTTTCTTTTGAGTGTCCAATATCCTTGAATTTAAATTTGTTTGTTACAACTCCTGCATACCATCCGCTTGAGTTACCCATCTTAATTTTTTCATCTTCATGAACATAAGCCACACCGTAGGCATTATTTGTGTAATTAATAATTCCAGCTGTATCAGTGTTGTATTCATCCTTCATACCAAACACTTTAATTTTATTGTTTTGTTTAGACGGATTTCTCCATTCATTTTTTAAGTATGAAAATTCTGTATCCAGTGCATTACCTGTACTTGTAATTCTTTGCTGTGTATTTGAATATTGGTACCCTTTCATTTCGTCTACAGCCTGAACAAAAATTCTGGATTCACCTTTTCCAATTTCATTTAATTTATTGAACAATGTTTTTTCACGTGAATTTAGTCCTTCCACTCCATATCTCTGTTCCAATCCGTCAAGGAAATTATAGTTATTTCTATCCCCTGATTTTGCATAGGCGGTATACGGAATTTTCGACATATAGACTTTCGCCAGTGTTCCATCTGTCTTATATGTTGCAGTTGCAATCCAGTTCAATGCTCCCGAAATATACGACATAGTCAATCCATTTTGTGCTAATGGAGCTAAAACGTCATTGAAAGGTTTTAAGATGTTATCCCCGACTTCGATATCCTTGTTTTGAGTATATTTTGATATTTCTGAACCAAAAATCAAATTAACATTGCTTAAATTCAAATGTTGCAGTCCTTCAATAGGTTTAGTGTAATTAACTCCTGATGTGTCAACATACATTCCTAAAGAAGAGGCTCTTGACAAGTTTACATTTGTAATACCATTATTTAATTTACTCAGATCAATTAATGAAGTAGAGTTTACTGTAACATATTGAGGCTGTGGTACTGGTTTTACAGTATCAACAGAATCAATTGAGGCTGGAACTCCATTTCTTTCGATTTTTGCAATTTTAGCACCTGCTGGAGCAATTATGTTTATTCCTGCGATTTTTTTATCTGTTGGCACCTGTTCATCATTTTTCTTGTCTGTCGCACCATTAGAAGCTGTAATGCTTCCAGTAGTTAATACTCCACCTTGAGCAGGATTTGAACTTGTCTCTTGGGAATAAGTCCCGTTACCAGCAGTATAGACACCTATATTTCCAGTTCCAGCAACAATTATTCTACCATAGTTTTTAATTACCGAGTTATTTAATGCTGCAACTCCTATTATTCCAGTTTTTGATGGATTAGCAGAAGTTTGGATTGTACCATAATTTATTCCTACTGCATTTTGATCCAGATACATTCCTGTCGTACCTTTTCCATCCAGATTAATTGTACCGTAGTTTATCGCTTTTGAACCGCTTCCTACAGCATACATTCCGATTCCATATTCATTATTTACATTTATTGTTCCGTGATTTTCAATGTTTCCTGTCTGTTCAAGTCTTCTTGTGTCTTCATTGTAATATCCTGCAGCCATACCAATACTGTAAAATTTATTTTCCCTGTCAGATGTTCCTACATCTATTGTTGCATAGTTTTTGGCATTCCCATTTTCTATACTGTAAATTCCGACATTTCCTGCACCTGAAGTTAAGTTCATATTTGCCGAAGCCTCATTTACAACGTTTCCTGCCGCATACAATCCGTAGTTGTTACTTCCAGTTGTAGTTATTGCAGTTTTA
It includes:
- a CDS encoding type II toxin-antitoxin system Phd/YefM family antitoxin, with the protein product MIATNYSNIRNNLKKYCDKATRDSETIIITRKNDENVVLMSIDEYNNLMENLYIMSNKDYYNELLKRKEEVEKGKVEKHDLIEVE